One Rosa chinensis cultivar Old Blush chromosome 5, RchiOBHm-V2, whole genome shotgun sequence genomic region harbors:
- the LOC121049322 gene encoding uncharacterized protein LOC121049322 — translation MHTKVIIDATQGSELGKIILVYVLDAIIRVDHERYFLDQLQSRGFPMIMSYEHQQAWKCVIGDAVEASSSLGSSDTIYHFSTSRGWNAATNTLYTCKRSRKFSQSL, via the exons ATGCACACCAAA GTAATAATAGATGCTACTCAAGGAAGTGAACTTGGGAAGATAATACTAGTCTATGTTTTGGATGCAATCATCCGTGTAGATCATGAGAGATATTTCCTGGACCAACTTCAAAGCAGGGGGTTTCCTATGATCATGTCCTATGAACATCAGCAG GCATGGAAATGTGTCATTGGAGATGCTGTTGAAGCTAGTAGCAGTCTTGGGTCCAGCGATACGATCTACCATTTCAGCACCTCCAGAG GCTGGAATGCTGCAACCAATACTCTATACACCTGCAAAAGATCCAGAAAATTCTCCCAGTCTTTATAA
- the LOC112165131 gene encoding nuclear pore complex protein NUP205, which translates to MLLPEGILFQVVHRVIWVTYSCAWKCFFFFSRNVFQFILDKVLKTAAFENDEEDMCKAYLQKLITYSPASYSPTCQRQGQRIKELKERAMSVLSPYCLVGSHELSHDSNQTAQASESGPLPFVSLLEFVSGIYRKEPEQLSGNDALWTFVNFAGEYDTNFQTLVALLNMLSTLASIQEGAATVLELLQGKVFRYVGWSTLFDSLSIYKEKF; encoded by the exons ATGCTCTTACCGGAAGGGATTCTATTTCAAGTGGTTCATCGAGTGATTTGGGTTACCTACAGTTGTGCTtggaagtgttttttttttttttcaaggaacGTCTTCCAGTTTATATTAGACAAAGTTCTTAAAACTGCAGCATTTGAG AATGATGAAGAGGATATGTGCAAAGCCTATCTTCAAAAGTTGATCACCTATTCACCTGCTTCTTACTCACCCACTTGCCAGAGACAAG GTCAAAGAATCAAAGAATTAAAGGAGAGGGCTATGAGCGTGCTTAGTCCATACTGCCTGGTTGGGTCACATGAGCTTTCGCATGATAGTAACCAAACCGCACAAGCCTCTGAAAGTGGTCCTCTACCATTTGTCTCTCTTTTGGAGTTTGTGAGTGGAATTTATCGG AAGGAGCCAGAGCAATTGTCTGGCAATGACGCCCTGTGGACATTTGTGAACTTTGCTGGAGAGTACGATACAAATTTTCAAACTCTTGTGGCTCTCTTGAATATGCTGAGTACCTTG GCTTCTATTCAAGAAGGTGCTGCAACGGTTTTGGAGTTACTTCAGGGCAAAGTGTTTCGTTATGTTGGGTGGAGCACCTTGTTTGACAGCTTGTCAATTTataaagagaagttttaa
- the LOC112165129 gene encoding secretory carrier-associated membrane protein 3 isoform X3 yields MIPTLPSQPSIHIISYHERRHLLAPGLLSPPFSRNMSGISTRGLTWLISSWSKEWLVRFHLIDRQARWIPNHGSVAPAKNSRLPPLPPERAGFNYGIGETIDIPIDGSGEDLKKRERELQAKESELRKREEIVKQKEDAAARAGIVLEEKNWPPFFPLIHPDIANEIPIHLQRVMYVAFTTWLGIVACLFWNIRAVTTAWIKGEGVTIWFLAVIYFIAGAPGSYVSWYRPLCCVFRSESALKYRWFFMFLIHIGFCIFAAVAPPIMFEGKSLIGILAAIDIRSDLWLGCSTVSDSACFVLNQCLASGLFSKYTCTSREVVKLLK; encoded by the exons ATGATACCAACCCTACCcagtcagccatcaatacatatcatatcatatcatgagAGAAGGCATCTCTTAGCTCCAGGCTTATTAAGCCCCCCATTTAGCAG GAATATGAGCGGTATATCAACTCGAGGTCTCACGTGGTTGATTTCATCTTGGTCAAAAGAATGGCTAGTCAGATTTCATCTCATTGATAGGCAAGCCCGCTGGATTCCA AATCATGGAAGCGTTGCTCCTGCCAAGAACTCCAGACTACCACCTCTGCCTCCAGAACGTGCTGGTTTCAATTATGGTATTGGTGAAACCATTGATATACCTATTGATGGAAGTGGG GAGGATTTGAAAAAGAGGGAGAGGGAACTCCAAGCTAAAGAATCTGAACTGAGAAAGCGTGAAGAG ATTGTAAAACAGAAAGAGGATGCTGCAGCACGAG CTGGAATTGTTCTGGAGGAAAAAAATTGGCCTCCTTTCTTTCCACTTATCCATCCTGATATTGCAAACGAAATACCAATTCATTTACAAAGGGTGATGTATGTTGCATTTACAACATGGTTAG GAATTGTTGCTTGCCTATTCTGGAATATAAGAGCTGTGACTACTGCCTGGATTAAGGGTGAAG GGGTGACAATTTGGTTCCTTGCGGTTATATATTTCATTGCTGGGGCCCCTGGATCTTATGTGTCGTGGTACCGTCCTCTTTGCTGTGTGTTCAG GTCTGAGAGTGCTTTGAAGTACAGATGGTTTTTCATGTTTCTG ATCCACATTGGCTTCTGCATCTTTGCTGCGGTTGCTCCCCCTATAATGTTCGAAGGAAAATCTCTCAT TGGCATTCTGGCTGCAATTGATATTCGAAGTGATCTTTGGTTAGG TTGTTCTACTGTATCGGATTCGGCATGTTTTGTCTTGAATCAGTGCTTAGCATCTGGATTATTCAG
- the LOC112165129 gene encoding secretory carrier-associated membrane protein 3 isoform X4: protein MIPTLPSQPSIHIISYHERRHLLAPGLLSPPFSRNMSGISTRGLTWLISSWSKEWLVRFHLIDRQARWIPNHGSVAPAKNSRLPPLPPERAGFNYGIGETIDIPIDGSGDLKKRERELQAKESELRKREEIVKQKEDAAARAGIVLEEKNWPPFFPLIHPDIANEIPIHLQRVMYVAFTTWLGIVACLFWNIRAVTTAWIKGEGVTIWFLAVIYFIAGAPGSYVSWYRPLCCVFRSESALKYRWFFMFLIHIGFCIFAAVAPPIMFEGKSLIGILAAIDIRSDLWLGCSTVSDSACFVLNQCLASGLFSKYTCTSREVVKLLK from the exons ATGATACCAACCCTACCcagtcagccatcaatacatatcatatcatatcatgagAGAAGGCATCTCTTAGCTCCAGGCTTATTAAGCCCCCCATTTAGCAG GAATATGAGCGGTATATCAACTCGAGGTCTCACGTGGTTGATTTCATCTTGGTCAAAAGAATGGCTAGTCAGATTTCATCTCATTGATAGGCAAGCCCGCTGGATTCCA AATCATGGAAGCGTTGCTCCTGCCAAGAACTCCAGACTACCACCTCTGCCTCCAGAACGTGCTGGTTTCAATTATGGTATTGGTGAAACCATTGATATACCTATTGATGGAAGTGGG GATTTGAAAAAGAGGGAGAGGGAACTCCAAGCTAAAGAATCTGAACTGAGAAAGCGTGAAGAG ATTGTAAAACAGAAAGAGGATGCTGCAGCACGAG CTGGAATTGTTCTGGAGGAAAAAAATTGGCCTCCTTTCTTTCCACTTATCCATCCTGATATTGCAAACGAAATACCAATTCATTTACAAAGGGTGATGTATGTTGCATTTACAACATGGTTAG GAATTGTTGCTTGCCTATTCTGGAATATAAGAGCTGTGACTACTGCCTGGATTAAGGGTGAAG GGGTGACAATTTGGTTCCTTGCGGTTATATATTTCATTGCTGGGGCCCCTGGATCTTATGTGTCGTGGTACCGTCCTCTTTGCTGTGTGTTCAG GTCTGAGAGTGCTTTGAAGTACAGATGGTTTTTCATGTTTCTG ATCCACATTGGCTTCTGCATCTTTGCTGCGGTTGCTCCCCCTATAATGTTCGAAGGAAAATCTCTCAT TGGCATTCTGGCTGCAATTGATATTCGAAGTGATCTTTGGTTAGG TTGTTCTACTGTATCGGATTCGGCATGTTTTGTCTTGAATCAGTGCTTAGCATCTGGATTATTCAG
- the LOC112165129 gene encoding secretory carrier-associated membrane protein 3 isoform X1 — MIPTLPSQPSIHIISYHERRHLLAPGLLSPPFSRNMSGISTRGLTWLISSWSKEWLVRFHLIDRQARWIPSSCRSESALKYGWFFMFLVMLSQISLKRGKSIRSRIMEALLLPRTPDYHLCLQNVLVSIMDLKKRERELQAKESELRKREEIVKQKEDAAARAGIVLEEKNWPPFFPLIHPDIANEIPIHLQRVMYVAFTTWLGIVACLFWNIRAVTTAWIKGEGVTIWFLAVIYFIAGAPGSYVSWYRPLCCVFRSESALKYRWFFMFLIHIGFCIFAAVAPPIMFEGKSLIGILAAIDIRSDLWLGCSTVSDSACFVLNQCLASGLFSKYTCTSREVVKLLK, encoded by the exons ATGATACCAACCCTACCcagtcagccatcaatacatatcatatcatatcatgagAGAAGGCATCTCTTAGCTCCAGGCTTATTAAGCCCCCCATTTAGCAG GAATATGAGCGGTATATCAACTCGAGGTCTCACGTGGTTGATTTCATCTTGGTCAAAAGAATGGCTAGTCAGATTTCATCTCATTGATAGGCAAGCCCGCTGGATTCCA TCTTCTTGCAGGTCTGAGAGTGCTTTGAAGTACGGATGGTTTTTCATGTTTCTGGTAATGTTGTCTCAGATTTCTTTGAAGAGGGGGAAGTCAATCCGTTCTCG AATCATGGAAGCGTTGCTCCTGCCAAGAACTCCAGACTACCACCTCTGCCTCCAGAACGTGCTGGTTTCAATTATG GATTTGAAAAAGAGGGAGAGGGAACTCCAAGCTAAAGAATCTGAACTGAGAAAGCGTGAAGAG ATTGTAAAACAGAAAGAGGATGCTGCAGCACGAG CTGGAATTGTTCTGGAGGAAAAAAATTGGCCTCCTTTCTTTCCACTTATCCATCCTGATATTGCAAACGAAATACCAATTCATTTACAAAGGGTGATGTATGTTGCATTTACAACATGGTTAG GAATTGTTGCTTGCCTATTCTGGAATATAAGAGCTGTGACTACTGCCTGGATTAAGGGTGAAG GGGTGACAATTTGGTTCCTTGCGGTTATATATTTCATTGCTGGGGCCCCTGGATCTTATGTGTCGTGGTACCGTCCTCTTTGCTGTGTGTTCAG GTCTGAGAGTGCTTTGAAGTACAGATGGTTTTTCATGTTTCTG ATCCACATTGGCTTCTGCATCTTTGCTGCGGTTGCTCCCCCTATAATGTTCGAAGGAAAATCTCTCAT TGGCATTCTGGCTGCAATTGATATTCGAAGTGATCTTTGGTTAGG TTGTTCTACTGTATCGGATTCGGCATGTTTTGTCTTGAATCAGTGCTTAGCATCTGGATTATTCAG
- the LOC112165129 gene encoding secretory carrier-associated membrane protein 3 isoform X2, which yields MIPTLPSQPSIHIISYHERRHLLAPGLLSPPFSRNMSGISTRGLTWLISSWSKEWLVRFHLIDRQARWIPSSCRSESALKYGWFFMFLVMLSQISLKRGKSIRSRIMEALLLPRTPDYHLCLQNVLVSIMDLKKRERELQAKESELRKREEIVKQKEDAAARAGIVLEEKNWPPFFPLIHPDIANEIPIHLQRVMYVAFTTWLGIVACLFWNIRAVTTAWIKGEGVTIWFLAVIYFIAGAPGSYVSWYRPLCCVFRSESALKYRWFFMFLIHIGFCIFAAVAPPIMFEGKSLIGILAAIDIRSDLWLGCSTVSDSACFVLNQCLASGLFSKYTCTSREW from the exons ATGATACCAACCCTACCcagtcagccatcaatacatatcatatcatatcatgagAGAAGGCATCTCTTAGCTCCAGGCTTATTAAGCCCCCCATTTAGCAG GAATATGAGCGGTATATCAACTCGAGGTCTCACGTGGTTGATTTCATCTTGGTCAAAAGAATGGCTAGTCAGATTTCATCTCATTGATAGGCAAGCCCGCTGGATTCCA TCTTCTTGCAGGTCTGAGAGTGCTTTGAAGTACGGATGGTTTTTCATGTTTCTGGTAATGTTGTCTCAGATTTCTTTGAAGAGGGGGAAGTCAATCCGTTCTCG AATCATGGAAGCGTTGCTCCTGCCAAGAACTCCAGACTACCACCTCTGCCTCCAGAACGTGCTGGTTTCAATTATG GATTTGAAAAAGAGGGAGAGGGAACTCCAAGCTAAAGAATCTGAACTGAGAAAGCGTGAAGAG ATTGTAAAACAGAAAGAGGATGCTGCAGCACGAG CTGGAATTGTTCTGGAGGAAAAAAATTGGCCTCCTTTCTTTCCACTTATCCATCCTGATATTGCAAACGAAATACCAATTCATTTACAAAGGGTGATGTATGTTGCATTTACAACATGGTTAG GAATTGTTGCTTGCCTATTCTGGAATATAAGAGCTGTGACTACTGCCTGGATTAAGGGTGAAG GGGTGACAATTTGGTTCCTTGCGGTTATATATTTCATTGCTGGGGCCCCTGGATCTTATGTGTCGTGGTACCGTCCTCTTTGCTGTGTGTTCAG GTCTGAGAGTGCTTTGAAGTACAGATGGTTTTTCATGTTTCTG ATCCACATTGGCTTCTGCATCTTTGCTGCGGTTGCTCCCCCTATAATGTTCGAAGGAAAATCTCTCAT TGGCATTCTGGCTGCAATTGATATTCGAAGTGATCTTTGGTTAGG TTGTTCTACTGTATCGGATTCGGCATGTTTTGTCTTGAATCAGTGCTTAGCATCTGGATTATTCAG CAAGTATACATGTACGTCCCGGGAGTGGTAA
- the LOC112165129 gene encoding secretory carrier-associated membrane protein 3 isoform X5, giving the protein MVFHVSGNVVSDFFEEGEVNPFSNHGSVAPAKNSRLPPLPPERAGFNYGIGETIDIPIDGSGEDLKKRERELQAKESELRKREEIVKQKEDAAARAGIVLEEKNWPPFFPLIHPDIANEIPIHLQRVMYVAFTTWLGIVACLFWNIRAVTTAWIKGEGVTIWFLAVIYFIAGAPGSYVSWYRPLCCVFRSESALKYRWFFMFLIHIGFCIFAAVAPPIMFEGKSLIGILAAIDIRSDLWLGCSTVSDSACFVLNQCLASGLFSKYTCTSREVVKLLK; this is encoded by the exons ATGGTTTTTCATGTTTCTGGTAATGTTGTCTCAGATTTCTTTGAAGAGGGGGAAGTCAATCCGTTCTCG AATCATGGAAGCGTTGCTCCTGCCAAGAACTCCAGACTACCACCTCTGCCTCCAGAACGTGCTGGTTTCAATTATGGTATTGGTGAAACCATTGATATACCTATTGATGGAAGTGGG GAGGATTTGAAAAAGAGGGAGAGGGAACTCCAAGCTAAAGAATCTGAACTGAGAAAGCGTGAAGAG ATTGTAAAACAGAAAGAGGATGCTGCAGCACGAG CTGGAATTGTTCTGGAGGAAAAAAATTGGCCTCCTTTCTTTCCACTTATCCATCCTGATATTGCAAACGAAATACCAATTCATTTACAAAGGGTGATGTATGTTGCATTTACAACATGGTTAG GAATTGTTGCTTGCCTATTCTGGAATATAAGAGCTGTGACTACTGCCTGGATTAAGGGTGAAG GGGTGACAATTTGGTTCCTTGCGGTTATATATTTCATTGCTGGGGCCCCTGGATCTTATGTGTCGTGGTACCGTCCTCTTTGCTGTGTGTTCAG GTCTGAGAGTGCTTTGAAGTACAGATGGTTTTTCATGTTTCTG ATCCACATTGGCTTCTGCATCTTTGCTGCGGTTGCTCCCCCTATAATGTTCGAAGGAAAATCTCTCAT TGGCATTCTGGCTGCAATTGATATTCGAAGTGATCTTTGGTTAGG TTGTTCTACTGTATCGGATTCGGCATGTTTTGTCTTGAATCAGTGCTTAGCATCTGGATTATTCAG
- the LOC112165129 gene encoding secretory carrier-associated membrane protein 3 isoform X6, producing MVFHVSGNVVSDFFEEGEVNPFSNHGSVAPAKNSRLPPLPPERAGFNYGIGETIDIPIDGSGDLKKRERELQAKESELRKREEIVKQKEDAAARAGIVLEEKNWPPFFPLIHPDIANEIPIHLQRVMYVAFTTWLGIVACLFWNIRAVTTAWIKGEGVTIWFLAVIYFIAGAPGSYVSWYRPLCCVFRSESALKYRWFFMFLIHIGFCIFAAVAPPIMFEGKSLIGILAAIDIRSDLWLGCSTVSDSACFVLNQCLASGLFSKYTCTSREVVKLLK from the exons ATGGTTTTTCATGTTTCTGGTAATGTTGTCTCAGATTTCTTTGAAGAGGGGGAAGTCAATCCGTTCTCG AATCATGGAAGCGTTGCTCCTGCCAAGAACTCCAGACTACCACCTCTGCCTCCAGAACGTGCTGGTTTCAATTATGGTATTGGTGAAACCATTGATATACCTATTGATGGAAGTGGG GATTTGAAAAAGAGGGAGAGGGAACTCCAAGCTAAAGAATCTGAACTGAGAAAGCGTGAAGAG ATTGTAAAACAGAAAGAGGATGCTGCAGCACGAG CTGGAATTGTTCTGGAGGAAAAAAATTGGCCTCCTTTCTTTCCACTTATCCATCCTGATATTGCAAACGAAATACCAATTCATTTACAAAGGGTGATGTATGTTGCATTTACAACATGGTTAG GAATTGTTGCTTGCCTATTCTGGAATATAAGAGCTGTGACTACTGCCTGGATTAAGGGTGAAG GGGTGACAATTTGGTTCCTTGCGGTTATATATTTCATTGCTGGGGCCCCTGGATCTTATGTGTCGTGGTACCGTCCTCTTTGCTGTGTGTTCAG GTCTGAGAGTGCTTTGAAGTACAGATGGTTTTTCATGTTTCTG ATCCACATTGGCTTCTGCATCTTTGCTGCGGTTGCTCCCCCTATAATGTTCGAAGGAAAATCTCTCAT TGGCATTCTGGCTGCAATTGATATTCGAAGTGATCTTTGGTTAGG TTGTTCTACTGTATCGGATTCGGCATGTTTTGTCTTGAATCAGTGCTTAGCATCTGGATTATTCAG
- the LOC112165129 gene encoding secretory carrier-associated membrane protein 3 isoform X7: MEALLLPRTPDYHLCLQNVLVSIMDLKKRERELQAKESELRKREEIVKQKEDAAARAGIVLEEKNWPPFFPLIHPDIANEIPIHLQRVMYVAFTTWLGIVACLFWNIRAVTTAWIKGEGVTIWFLAVIYFIAGAPGSYVSWYRPLCCVFRSESALKYRWFFMFLIHIGFCIFAAVAPPIMFEGKSLIGILAAIDIRSDLWLGCSTVSDSACFVLNQCLASGLFSKYTCTSREVVKLLK, translated from the exons ATGGAAGCGTTGCTCCTGCCAAGAACTCCAGACTACCACCTCTGCCTCCAGAACGTGCTGGTTTCAATTATG GATTTGAAAAAGAGGGAGAGGGAACTCCAAGCTAAAGAATCTGAACTGAGAAAGCGTGAAGAG ATTGTAAAACAGAAAGAGGATGCTGCAGCACGAG CTGGAATTGTTCTGGAGGAAAAAAATTGGCCTCCTTTCTTTCCACTTATCCATCCTGATATTGCAAACGAAATACCAATTCATTTACAAAGGGTGATGTATGTTGCATTTACAACATGGTTAG GAATTGTTGCTTGCCTATTCTGGAATATAAGAGCTGTGACTACTGCCTGGATTAAGGGTGAAG GGGTGACAATTTGGTTCCTTGCGGTTATATATTTCATTGCTGGGGCCCCTGGATCTTATGTGTCGTGGTACCGTCCTCTTTGCTGTGTGTTCAG GTCTGAGAGTGCTTTGAAGTACAGATGGTTTTTCATGTTTCTG ATCCACATTGGCTTCTGCATCTTTGCTGCGGTTGCTCCCCCTATAATGTTCGAAGGAAAATCTCTCAT TGGCATTCTGGCTGCAATTGATATTCGAAGTGATCTTTGGTTAGG TTGTTCTACTGTATCGGATTCGGCATGTTTTGTCTTGAATCAGTGCTTAGCATCTGGATTATTCAG